A genomic segment from Syntrophorhabdus sp. encodes:
- a CDS encoding autotransporter outer membrane beta-barrel domain-containing protein, giving the protein YTESGAGALNLNVDRQDTESLQGYIGGRLYYTWNTGKSSVMPTIHASYGHEFLRGGQSITSRLAQGSSPFSIETQSPDRNFFLCGAGVSMFLMNGASFHLRYNAQITTDKYVAHGIKGIARLSF; this is encoded by the coding sequence TACACGGAATCGGGGGCGGGCGCCTTGAACCTCAATGTGGACAGACAGGACACCGAGTCCCTCCAGGGCTACATCGGGGGAAGGCTCTATTACACATGGAACACGGGCAAGTCCTCCGTGATGCCCACCATCCATGCATCCTACGGCCACGAGTTCTTAAGAGGCGGCCAGAGCATCACGTCACGCCTCGCACAAGGCAGTTCACCCTTCAGCATCGAGACCCAATCGCCTGACAGGAACTTCTTCCTCTGCGGCGCAGGTGTCTCGATGTTCCTGATGAACGGCGCGTCATTTCACCTGAGGTACAACGCCCAGATAACCACGGACAAGTATGTCGCGCACGGCATCAAGGGCATCGCCAGACTCTCCTTCTAG